One window of the Candidatus Microbacterium colombiense genome contains the following:
- a CDS encoding DUF308 domain-containing protein, with product MSEALTEAKSLFKSIRITLAVSGVIALIAGIVLLVWPVKSAVIVTAIFASYLVIAGLVYIGLGIFSSAKGGWARIGHIVLGLLYIVAGVIAFANLGVAAATLALVVVIFIGISWIVDGVVALTLLGQDGSRVWTLLYAVLSIIAGIVVLFSPVIAGLAFWLFFGISLVILGIVQIVRAITIGKEAKGFVASVQQDAAA from the coding sequence ATGTCCGAAGCACTCACCGAGGCGAAGTCACTCTTCAAGTCGATTCGCATCACTCTCGCGGTCTCCGGTGTCATCGCCTTGATCGCCGGTATCGTCCTGCTCGTGTGGCCGGTCAAGTCCGCCGTCATCGTGACAGCGATCTTCGCCTCCTACCTCGTCATCGCCGGTCTGGTCTACATCGGTCTCGGCATCTTCTCGAGCGCGAAGGGCGGATGGGCGCGCATCGGCCACATCGTGCTCGGCCTGCTCTACATCGTCGCCGGCGTCATCGCGTTCGCCAACCTCGGCGTCGCAGCCGCCACGCTCGCTCTGGTCGTCGTCATCTTCATCGGCATCAGCTGGATCGTGGACGGTGTCGTGGCTCTGACGCTCCTCGGCCAGGACGGATCGCGCGTCTGGACGCTCCTCTACGCCGTGCTCAGCATCATCGCGGGAATCGTGGTCCTGTTCTCGCCGGTGATCGCCGGTCTGGCGTTCTGGCTGTTCTTCGGAATCTCGCTGGTCATCCTCGGCATCGTGCAGATCGTCCGCGCGATCACGATCGGCAAAGAGGCGAAGGGCTTCGTCGCGTCCGTCCAGCAGGACGCCGCAGCCTGA
- a CDS encoding VOC family protein, producing MNISIHYAFLPHTDADAALGFYRDALGFEVRNDVGYDGLRWLTVGPAGQPETSIVLHPPATDPGITEDERRTILELIAKGSYGALTLASDDLDQLFERLVEQGADVVQEPMDQPYGVRDCAFRDPAGNLLRINQAG from the coding sequence ATGAACATCAGCATCCACTACGCCTTCCTCCCGCATACCGACGCCGACGCGGCTCTCGGGTTCTACAGAGATGCACTCGGTTTCGAGGTGCGCAACGACGTCGGCTACGACGGTCTGCGCTGGCTCACCGTCGGCCCCGCCGGTCAGCCCGAGACGTCGATCGTGCTGCATCCGCCGGCAACGGATCCCGGCATCACCGAGGACGAGCGACGCACGATCCTCGAGCTGATCGCCAAGGGGAGCTACGGCGCGTTGACGCTCGCGAGCGACGACCTCGATCAGCTGTTCGAGCGTCTCGTCGAACAGGGCGCCGATGTCGTTCAGGAACCGATGGACCAGCCTTACGGTGTGCGCGACTGCGCCTTCCGCGATCCCGCGGGCAATCTGCTCCGAATCAACCAGGCCGGCTGA
- a CDS encoding helix-turn-helix transcriptional regulator — MRRVRDRIDREYALPLDVEALARGVHMSAGHLSRRFREAYGESPYSYLMTRRIERAMALLRRGDLSVTEVCFEVGSSSLGTFSTRFTELVGVPPSVYRERAAHVEGIPVFQAKQVTRPIRNQEAPRTDAHLT, encoded by the coding sequence ATGAGGAGAGTGCGGGATCGTATCGACCGGGAGTACGCGCTACCACTGGACGTCGAGGCTCTCGCGCGCGGTGTGCACATGTCTGCCGGGCACCTGAGCCGGAGGTTCCGGGAGGCATATGGAGAGTCGCCCTACTCGTACCTGATGACTCGGCGGATCGAACGCGCCATGGCCCTTCTCCGCCGCGGAGACCTCAGCGTCACCGAGGTGTGCTTCGAAGTCGGGTCGTCGTCGTTGGGCACCTTCAGCACGCGATTCACCGAGCTCGTCGGTGTCCCACCCAGCGTGTACCGTGAACGAGCCGCGCACGTGGAGGGCATTCCCGTCTTCCAGGCCAAACAGGTCACCAGACCGATCAGGAATCAAGAAGCACCGCGCACCGATGCGCACCTAACGTGA
- the lnt gene encoding apolipoprotein N-acyltransferase: MSEPLAPERPLLPLWAASLAALAAALLMYLAYPGAAVWILAFPATALLLVSMIGRRFWGAFLVGIIYGIPFFALLVSWTSRYLGPVPWAALSVLEGLLTGLALVPIALAYRWIPRAVPRTGARLFLLPTVVAALWIGREVFVGSWPYGGFPWARIGMSQAESPLASVSSWIGVSGLGFVMVLVVAVLIEAVRLRLWRAPLPLIVPAALIVVLALTPAFPTISSGSMRIAAVQGNGPTGYFDERPAFSVIDAQTDATAPLYGKDVDLVVWPEGSLDTDPFQNEVLARRMTLITTRIGAPLLANAATGRGGRYFNTSMLWTDAGGATQLHDKRHPVPFGEYVPDRPFFNALAPDLIGLIQREYTPGENPPLIDVDGIGVGLAICFDVIYDDVITESVNAGAQVLVFQTNNADFRGTDENLQQLAFARMRAIETGRSVVNISTVGTSQIIRPDGSTVTSLDAGEAGAMLEDVELRSGLTAGVVLGPWVQLLLLWGGLGTLAVGWWRARRR, encoded by the coding sequence ATGTCCGAGCCTCTCGCGCCTGAGCGCCCTCTTCTGCCGCTCTGGGCGGCCTCCCTCGCCGCGTTGGCGGCCGCTCTGCTCATGTACTTGGCGTATCCCGGTGCGGCGGTGTGGATCCTGGCGTTTCCGGCGACCGCGCTGCTCCTGGTCTCGATGATCGGTCGGAGGTTCTGGGGAGCGTTCCTCGTCGGCATCATCTACGGCATCCCGTTCTTCGCACTCCTGGTCTCGTGGACGTCGCGCTATCTCGGTCCCGTCCCGTGGGCGGCGCTCAGCGTGCTCGAGGGCCTGCTGACCGGTCTGGCGCTCGTGCCGATCGCGTTGGCCTACCGCTGGATCCCCCGTGCCGTCCCGCGCACCGGAGCGCGTCTCTTCCTGCTGCCGACTGTCGTGGCAGCTCTGTGGATCGGGCGCGAGGTCTTCGTGGGTTCCTGGCCGTACGGGGGCTTCCCCTGGGCGCGGATCGGGATGAGTCAGGCGGAGAGCCCGCTCGCCTCGGTGTCGTCGTGGATCGGTGTCAGCGGACTCGGATTCGTCATGGTGCTCGTTGTCGCCGTGCTGATCGAAGCGGTACGGCTTCGGCTCTGGCGGGCTCCGCTTCCCCTCATCGTGCCGGCCGCGCTGATCGTCGTGCTGGCTCTCACCCCGGCATTCCCGACGATCTCTTCCGGGTCGATGCGCATCGCAGCGGTGCAGGGCAACGGGCCGACGGGCTACTTCGACGAGCGCCCCGCGTTCTCGGTGATCGACGCGCAGACCGACGCCACGGCTCCTCTCTACGGAAAGGATGTCGACCTGGTGGTGTGGCCCGAGGGCTCGCTCGACACCGATCCGTTCCAGAATGAGGTGCTCGCCCGACGGATGACGTTGATCACGACCCGAATCGGCGCACCTCTGCTGGCGAATGCCGCGACCGGACGCGGAGGGCGATACTTCAACACGTCGATGTTGTGGACGGACGCGGGCGGGGCCACGCAGCTGCACGACAAGCGGCACCCGGTGCCGTTCGGCGAGTACGTGCCGGATCGCCCGTTCTTCAACGCACTCGCCCCGGATCTGATCGGACTGATTCAGCGCGAGTACACGCCGGGGGAGAACCCTCCGCTGATCGACGTCGACGGGATCGGTGTCGGCCTCGCGATCTGCTTCGATGTCATCTACGACGACGTGATCACGGAGAGCGTGAACGCCGGGGCACAGGTGCTGGTGTTCCAGACCAACAACGCCGATTTTCGCGGCACGGACGAGAATCTCCAACAGCTCGCCTTCGCCCGCATGAGGGCGATCGAGACGGGACGCAGCGTCGTCAACATCTCCACGGTGGGCACCAGCCAGATCATCCGACCCGATGGCTCCACCGTCACGAGCCTGGACGCAGGAGAGGCCGGAGCGATGCTCGAGGATGTCGAGCTCCGGTCCGGCCTCACAGCAGGTGTCGTCCTGGGCCCCTGGGTGCAGCTGCTGCTGCTCTGGGGCGGGTTGGGCACGCTCGCCGTCGGATGGTGGCGGGCCCGCCGACGCTAG
- a CDS encoding SPFH/Band 7/PHB domain protein yields the protein MNDTSFIPAAIGWILVIAIIIFVVVTLARSIRIIPQATAGVVERLGRYHKTLMPGLNILVPFIDRLRPLIDMREQVVSFPPQPVITEDNLVVSIDTVVYFQVTDARAATYEIANYLGAVEQLTTTTLRNVVGGLNLEEALTSRDNINGQLRVVLDEATGKWGIRVGRVELKAIDPPISIQDSMEKQMRAERDRRAAILTAEGTKQSAILEAEGARQAEILRAEGDKQAAVLRAQGEAEAIQNVFSAIHQGAPDDKLLAYQYLQMLPKISEGQSNKLWIIPSELTEALKGIGSAFTPKPGQPPINPTPGV from the coding sequence ATGAACGACACCTCGTTCATCCCCGCCGCAATCGGCTGGATCCTCGTGATCGCGATCATCATCTTCGTGGTGGTCACCCTCGCACGATCCATCCGCATCATCCCGCAGGCCACCGCCGGCGTGGTGGAGCGGCTCGGGCGCTACCACAAGACCCTCATGCCCGGTCTGAACATCCTCGTGCCGTTCATCGATCGTCTGCGGCCGCTGATCGATATGCGCGAGCAGGTCGTGTCCTTCCCACCCCAGCCCGTCATCACCGAGGACAACCTGGTCGTCTCCATCGACACCGTCGTCTATTTCCAGGTGACGGATGCCCGTGCGGCCACGTACGAGATCGCCAACTACCTCGGCGCCGTCGAACAGCTCACGACCACCACGCTGCGTAACGTCGTCGGTGGCCTGAACCTCGAGGAAGCGCTGACCAGCCGCGACAACATCAACGGACAGCTCCGTGTGGTGCTCGACGAGGCCACCGGCAAGTGGGGAATCCGCGTCGGACGTGTCGAGCTGAAGGCGATCGATCCGCCCATCTCCATCCAGGACTCCATGGAGAAGCAGATGCGCGCCGAGCGTGACCGTCGCGCGGCGATCCTGACGGCAGAGGGAACGAAGCAGTCCGCGATCCTCGAAGCGGAAGGTGCTCGTCAGGCGGAGATCCTGCGGGCCGAAGGTGACAAGCAGGCAGCGGTGCTGCGTGCACAGGGCGAGGCAGAGGCGATCCAGAACGTCTTCAGCGCGATCCATCAGGGAGCGCCAGATGACAAGCTGCTGGCGTACCAGTACCTGCAGATGCTGCCGAAGATCAGCGAAGGCCAGTCCAACAAGCTCTGGATCATCCCGAGTGAGCTCACCGAGGCGCTCAAGGGCATCGGCAGCGCCTTCACACCCAAGCCCGGACAGCCGCCCATCAACCCGACGCCCGGCGTGTGA
- a CDS encoding NfeD family protein, producing MDNFATFVEFIDQWAWIGWLILIAVFLVIEMLTLDFTFLMLSFGSAVGLLTDFVGIPVWVQVLIAAAAAALFILFLRPPLIKRLHRGEDPTKSNIDALIDLRGTALQDVTQISGQVKLSNGDTWTARTATSVPIPQGSAVAVTAISGATATVRPVND from the coding sequence ATGGACAATTTCGCGACATTCGTAGAGTTCATCGACCAATGGGCATGGATCGGCTGGTTGATCCTGATCGCCGTCTTCCTCGTGATCGAGATGCTGACGCTGGATTTCACCTTCCTGATGCTGAGCTTCGGCAGCGCCGTCGGTTTGCTCACCGACTTCGTCGGCATCCCCGTCTGGGTCCAGGTGCTCATCGCCGCCGCAGCGGCTGCGCTCTTCATCCTCTTCCTCCGGCCTCCGCTCATCAAGCGGTTGCACCGAGGAGAGGATCCCACCAAGTCGAACATCGACGCCCTCATCGATCTGCGCGGTACGGCCCTGCAGGACGTCACACAGATCTCCGGTCAGGTCAAGCTCAGCAACGGAGACACCTGGACCGCCCGCACCGCCACGTCCGTGCCGATCCCCCAAGGTTCCGCGGTCGCCGTCACGGCGATCTCCGGGGCGACCGCCACCGTCCGTCCCGTCAATGACTAG
- a CDS encoding glycerophosphodiester phosphodiesterase family protein, producing the protein MTHPYFDKARHPRVLAHRGLLTVAGEDSGVWENSAAAFAAAHAAGVDFIETDCQVTADGDVVLFHDATLERLIGDPRAVSDVRTRELASLFADHGGLLSVSEALDLFPDARFNIDVKTDAAIDPLGSIVAEHTHRVLLTSFSDARRRATIASVMRAGAAMRPAASAGSRTIAAVRALTAARLSPARALRGIDALQIPERHGALRILTPALLRGAQRHGVEVHVWTVNEPADMIRLATAGVDGVVSDRADVALATLRRSDPPRRT; encoded by the coding sequence GTGACACACCCGTACTTCGACAAGGCGCGTCACCCTCGAGTCCTCGCCCACCGCGGTCTACTGACCGTTGCGGGCGAGGACTCCGGTGTCTGGGAGAACTCCGCCGCCGCATTCGCCGCCGCCCACGCCGCGGGCGTGGACTTCATCGAGACCGATTGTCAGGTCACGGCAGACGGAGATGTCGTGCTGTTCCACGACGCCACGTTGGAACGGCTCATCGGTGACCCGCGAGCAGTGAGCGACGTACGCACACGGGAGCTTGCTTCCCTGTTCGCCGACCATGGCGGTCTGCTCTCGGTCAGTGAGGCACTCGACCTCTTCCCCGACGCACGGTTCAACATCGACGTGAAGACGGATGCCGCGATCGACCCTCTCGGGTCGATCGTGGCCGAGCACACGCATCGGGTGCTGCTGACAAGTTTCTCCGACGCTCGACGTCGAGCCACGATCGCGTCGGTGATGCGGGCCGGTGCCGCGATGAGGCCGGCGGCATCAGCCGGAAGTCGCACGATCGCTGCGGTACGTGCGCTCACCGCCGCGCGCTTGTCCCCCGCCCGTGCTCTTCGCGGAATCGACGCGCTCCAGATCCCGGAACGCCACGGAGCGCTGCGTATCCTCACCCCCGCACTGCTTCGGGGCGCCCAGCGCCATGGCGTCGAAGTGCACGTGTGGACCGTGAACGAGCCCGCCGACATGATCAGGCTCGCGACCGCAGGAGTCGACGGCGTAGTGTCGGACCGCGCGGACGTCGCTCTCGCGACTCTCCGCCGCTCGGATCCGCCACGCCGCACATAA
- a CDS encoding SDR family oxidoreductase produces MTDVLPAGSLDGKVALVTGSSRGIGADTVRYLAQAGADVVINFRNKAPRAEKLAAELRELGGRALVVGADLTDPESIAAMFEAIRAEYGRLDVLVLNASGGMESGMAADYALTLNRDAQVNVLDAATPLLGEGSRVVFVTSHQAHFIRTTPTMPEYEPVALSKRAGEDALRELIPGLAEKGIGFTVVSGDMIEGTITATLLERANPGAIAERRESAGKLYNVSEFAAEVAQAAVDPVPADNTRLVGDVSAFAAE; encoded by the coding sequence GTGACCGACGTTCTTCCCGCAGGTTCTCTCGACGGCAAGGTCGCTCTTGTCACCGGCTCATCGCGGGGGATCGGCGCCGATACCGTGCGGTACCTCGCTCAGGCGGGCGCTGACGTCGTCATCAACTTCCGCAACAAGGCCCCGCGCGCGGAGAAGCTCGCTGCGGAACTGCGCGAGCTCGGCGGCCGCGCTCTCGTCGTCGGCGCAGACCTCACCGACCCCGAGTCGATCGCCGCGATGTTCGAGGCGATCCGGGCCGAGTACGGCCGACTGGACGTGCTCGTCCTCAACGCTTCCGGCGGCATGGAGTCCGGCATGGCCGCCGACTACGCGCTCACGTTGAACCGCGATGCGCAGGTCAACGTGCTCGACGCAGCGACGCCGCTTCTCGGTGAAGGGTCACGCGTGGTCTTCGTGACCAGCCACCAGGCGCATTTCATTCGCACCACCCCGACCATGCCCGAGTACGAGCCCGTGGCGCTGTCCAAGCGCGCGGGGGAGGATGCGCTGCGAGAGCTCATCCCTGGGCTCGCCGAGAAGGGGATCGGCTTCACGGTCGTCTCCGGCGACATGATCGAGGGCACGATCACCGCGACGCTGCTCGAGCGCGCGAACCCGGGCGCGATCGCCGAACGTCGCGAATCGGCAGGCAAGCTCTACAACGTCTCGGAGTTCGCCGCCGAGGTGGCACAGGCTGCGGTCGACCCGGTGCCCGCCGACAACACCCGCCTCGTCGGCGACGTGAGCGCCTTCGCCGCCGAGTAG
- a CDS encoding RNA polymerase-binding protein RbpA — MADRSLRGIRLGAQSLQSEEGVVFMERRETTYTCDTCGHVTNLMFSADAEPPQTWECRSCGADARLNIDGQAVTLEVTDEKAARTHWDMLLERRTRAELEELLEERLAFIRARRGAGEDPTREKIGA, encoded by the coding sequence ATGGCAGATCGCAGCCTGCGCGGCATCCGACTCGGCGCCCAGAGCCTACAGAGCGAAGAGGGCGTCGTTTTCATGGAGCGCCGCGAGACCACCTACACCTGTGACACATGCGGTCACGTGACGAACCTGATGTTCTCGGCCGACGCCGAGCCGCCGCAGACCTGGGAATGCCGGTCCTGTGGAGCCGACGCCCGGTTGAACATCGACGGACAGGCCGTGACGCTGGAAGTGACCGACGAGAAGGCCGCACGTACGCACTGGGACATGCTCCTCGAGCGTCGGACGCGTGCCGAACTCGAAGAACTCCTCGAGGAGCGCCTCGCGTTCATCCGTGCACGACGTGGCGCGGGCGAAGACCCGACCAGGGAGAAGATCGGCGCCTAG